A single Lolium perenne isolate Kyuss_39 chromosome 6, Kyuss_2.0, whole genome shotgun sequence DNA region contains:
- the LOC127306917 gene encoding uncharacterized protein: MASRHRGFRIGRKLLGLCRWALSHRRRRRGGGYLRLQRCQQLGGTAYNSPAAFGSAKKQQQLVVLPRDEHEPRRRVLTWGRSLARRMRLFPRRGSGGGGGGGGERLLEEEAAEATTPKGQVAVYVGGDGPGGESSMRYVVPVVYFNHPLFGELLREAEEEFGFQHPGGITIPCAATRFERAAAVAGSCSGRKVPAWW, translated from the coding sequence ATGGCAAGCCGGCATAGAGGCTTCCGGATCGGCCGGAAGCTGCTCGGCCTGTGCCGCTGGGCGCTCTCCCACCGCCGGCGACGCCGCGGCGGCGGCTACCTCCGCCTGCAACGCTGCCAGCAGCTGGGAGGCACAGCATATAACTCCCCCGCGGCCTTCGGGAGCGCCAAGAAGCAGCAGCAGCTGGTCGTGCTGCCGCGGGACGAGCACGAGCCACGGCGGCGGGTGCTGACGTGGGGGCGGTCCCTGGCGCGCCGGATGAGGCTCTTTCCACGGcgtggcagcggcggcggcggcggcggcggcggcgagcggctCCTGGAGGAGGAGGCCGCGGAGGCAACGACGCCTAAGGGGCAGGTTGCGGTGTACGTGGGCGGCGACGGGCCCGGCGGGGAGTCGTCGATGAGGTACGTGGTGCCCGTGGTGTATTTCAACCACCCGCTGTTCGGGGAGCTGCTGCGCGAGGCCGAGGAGGAATTCGGCTTCCAGCATCCCGGCGGGATCACCATACCCTGTGCCGCCACGCGCTtcgagcgcgccgccgccgtggccGGCAGCTGCAGCGGCAGGAAGGTGCCAGCGTGGTGGTAG